One Saccharopolyspora erythraea NRRL 2338 genomic region harbors:
- the metE gene encoding 5-methyltetrahydropteroyltriglutamate--homocysteine S-methyltransferase, translating to MTTKIGSTVLGYPRIGPNRELKRALESYWASRSGAEDLREVARRLRVDTWRTLQDAGLDSVPGNTFSYYDQVLDTAVTFGAVPPRYTELGLNPLDTYFAMARGVDSTPPLEMTKWFDTNYHYLVPEIGPDTRFSLSDRTPVRLFQEAADLGVTTRPVLVGPLTFLLLSKSAEGAPESFHPLDKLDELLTAYAELLGELKRAGAEWVQLDEPAFAADRSQTELDALRAAYRKLGELEGRPNLLVAGYFGDLGDALDVLASAPVDALGVDLVAGSSTVDKLPTLSGLRNKTLVAGLVDGRNIWRTDLDKALTTGATLLGLAGEVAVSTSCSLLHVPYDVEAEERIDPQVKSWLAFAVQKVREVVVLGRALREGRDAVADELAAAAAVADRAKADRVRNNHVRARLQSLRPEHSRRSDYALRREAQEKSLRLPPLPTTTIGSFPQTTDVRKARAELRNGTIDEAAYEQRMRDEIQRVIELQEGLGLDVLVHGEPERNDMVQYFSELMEGFVSTHKGWVQSYGSRCVRPPILFGDVSRPDPMTVEWATYAQKLTDKPVKGMLTGPVTILAWSFVRDDQPLADTAGQVALAIRDEVRDLESAGIRVVQVDEPALRELLPLRSVRHEEYLDWAVESFRLATSGVADSTQIHTHLCYSEFGDVINAIVALDADVTSIEAARSRMEVLADLNAVGFARGVGPGVYDIHSPRVPETEEVTALLRAALEAVPAQRLWVNPDCGLKTRGYTEVEAALKNVVSATAAVRPTLR from the coding sequence TTGACCACCAAGATCGGATCGACCGTACTCGGCTACCCCCGGATCGGACCGAACCGGGAACTCAAGCGCGCGCTGGAAAGCTACTGGGCTTCGCGCAGCGGCGCGGAGGACCTGCGTGAGGTCGCGCGCCGGCTGCGCGTCGACACCTGGCGCACGCTTCAGGACGCGGGGCTGGACTCGGTCCCCGGCAACACGTTCTCGTACTACGACCAGGTGCTCGACACCGCGGTCACCTTCGGTGCGGTGCCCCCGCGCTACACCGAGCTGGGGCTGAACCCGCTGGACACCTACTTCGCCATGGCTCGAGGCGTGGACTCGACGCCGCCGCTGGAGATGACGAAGTGGTTCGACACCAACTACCACTACCTCGTTCCCGAGATCGGCCCGGACACGCGGTTCTCGCTGAGCGACCGGACTCCGGTGCGGCTGTTCCAGGAAGCCGCGGACCTGGGCGTCACCACGCGGCCGGTGCTCGTCGGCCCGCTGACCTTCCTGCTGCTGTCCAAGTCCGCCGAAGGAGCGCCGGAGTCGTTCCACCCGCTGGACAAGCTCGACGAGTTGCTGACCGCATACGCCGAACTGCTCGGTGAGCTCAAGCGGGCCGGGGCCGAGTGGGTTCAACTCGACGAGCCCGCCTTCGCCGCCGACCGCTCGCAGACGGAGCTGGACGCGCTGCGCGCCGCCTACCGCAAGCTCGGTGAGCTGGAGGGCCGGCCGAACCTGCTGGTGGCCGGCTACTTCGGCGACCTCGGCGACGCGCTGGACGTGCTGGCCTCCGCCCCGGTCGATGCGCTCGGCGTCGACCTCGTCGCCGGATCCTCCACTGTGGACAAGCTGCCGACGCTGTCCGGGCTGCGGAACAAGACGCTCGTCGCCGGACTCGTCGACGGCCGCAACATCTGGCGCACCGACCTCGACAAGGCGCTGACCACCGGCGCGACCCTGCTGGGCCTGGCCGGGGAGGTCGCCGTCAGCACCTCGTGCTCGCTGCTGCACGTGCCCTACGACGTCGAGGCCGAGGAGCGGATCGACCCGCAGGTCAAGTCCTGGCTGGCCTTCGCCGTGCAGAAGGTGCGCGAGGTCGTCGTGCTGGGCCGCGCGCTGCGCGAGGGACGCGACGCCGTCGCCGACGAACTCGCCGCAGCCGCCGCGGTCGCCGACCGCGCCAAGGCCGACCGCGTACGCAACAACCACGTCCGGGCCCGGCTGCAATCGCTGCGGCCCGAGCACTCCCGCCGCAGCGACTACGCGCTGCGGCGGGAGGCGCAGGAGAAGTCGCTGCGGCTGCCTCCGCTGCCGACGACGACCATCGGTTCCTTCCCGCAGACCACCGACGTCCGCAAGGCGCGGGCGGAACTGCGCAACGGCACCATCGACGAGGCCGCCTACGAGCAGCGCATGCGCGACGAGATCCAGCGCGTGATCGAACTGCAGGAGGGCCTCGGACTGGACGTGCTGGTGCACGGCGAGCCCGAGCGCAACGACATGGTGCAGTACTTCTCCGAGCTCATGGAGGGATTCGTCAGCACCCACAAGGGCTGGGTGCAGTCCTACGGTTCGCGGTGCGTGCGCCCGCCGATCCTGTTCGGCGACGTCTCCCGCCCGGACCCCATGACCGTCGAGTGGGCCACCTACGCCCAGAAGCTCACCGATAAGCCGGTCAAGGGCATGCTCACCGGCCCGGTGACCATCCTGGCGTGGTCGTTCGTCCGCGACGACCAGCCGCTGGCCGACACAGCCGGGCAGGTCGCGCTGGCCATCCGCGACGAGGTGCGCGACCTCGAGTCGGCGGGCATCCGGGTGGTCCAGGTCGACGAGCCCGCGCTGCGCGAGCTGCTGCCGCTGCGCTCGGTCCGGCACGAGGAGTACCTGGACTGGGCGGTGGAGTCGTTCCGGCTGGCCACCTCCGGGGTCGCCGACTCCACTCAGATCCACACCCACCTGTGCTACTCGGAGTTCGGTGACGTGATCAACGCGATCGTCGCGCTGGACGCCGACGTCACCAGCATCGAGGCGGCCCGCTCCCGCATGGAGGTGCTGGCCGACCTCAACGCGGTCGGCTTCGCCAGGGGCGTCGGTCCCGGCGTGTACGACATCCACTCGCCGCGCGTGCCCGAGACCGAGGAGGTGACGGCCCTCCTGCGCGCCGCGCTGGAGGCCGTTCCGGCCCAGCGGCTGTGGGTCAACCCCGACTGCGGTCTGAAGACCCGGGGCTACACCGAGGTCGAGGCCGCCCTGAAGAACGTGGTCAGCGCGACCGCCGCGGTGCGCCCGACACTGCGCTGA
- a CDS encoding S1 family peptidase yields MATADTRPFIIGGHDATEQYSFMVSLQQGGQHGCGGSLIRPDWVVTAAHCVGAPDGMTARIGSTDRTGGGSEAKVTQAIVHPDYNGGAGPGGDIALLKLDHAVEQKPIAIAPDPGAAGTATRIIGWGMTCDDEQQCPELPVTLQELDTELVDDARCTNFDGGTELCTDSDTPDAMGCFGDSGGPQVVGRPGEWQLIGATSRDGDDDPKCATGPGIWTDVTAYTDWIDQQIGG; encoded by the coding sequence GTGGCCACCGCGGACACCCGGCCGTTCATCATCGGTGGCCACGACGCCACCGAGCAGTACTCCTTCATGGTCTCGCTCCAGCAGGGCGGGCAGCACGGCTGCGGCGGCAGCCTGATCCGGCCCGACTGGGTGGTCACGGCGGCGCACTGCGTCGGTGCGCCGGACGGGATGACGGCCCGGATCGGCAGCACGGACCGCACCGGCGGCGGCTCCGAGGCCAAGGTCACCCAGGCCATCGTCCACCCCGACTACAACGGCGGCGCGGGCCCCGGCGGGGACATCGCGCTGCTGAAGCTGGACCACGCCGTGGAGCAGAAGCCGATCGCGATCGCACCGGACCCGGGTGCGGCGGGCACGGCCACCCGCATCATCGGCTGGGGTATGACTTGCGACGATGAGCAGCAGTGCCCGGAACTGCCGGTCACGCTCCAGGAACTGGACACCGAGCTCGTGGACGACGCCCGGTGCACGAACTTCGACGGCGGCACCGAGCTGTGCACCGACAGCGACACGCCCGACGCGATGGGCTGCTTCGGTGACTCCGGCGGACCCCAGGTCGTGGGCCGCCCCGGCGAGTGGCAGCTCATCGGAGCCACCAGCCGCGACGGGGACGACGACCCGAAGTGCGCGACCGGCCCCGGCATCTGGACCGACGTGACCGCCTACACCGACTGGATCGACCAGCAGATCGGCGGCTGA
- a CDS encoding SAM-dependent methyltransferase, with protein MNDVDLGTDRAHGARIYDYILGGKDNYAVDRAAAEATKRIWPALPVHMRANREFMHRAGRYLATECGIDQFLDIGTGIPTPPNLHEVVQEVRPDARIVYTDNDPIVLVHARALMAGSEQGRTAYVEADLRDPDTILSSPEFRETLDPNRPIGLMLIAVVHFIEDDDEALDVVRRIVDVLPSGSHLAATVATDDFAPEMLAEVRRTYHEHGETLRWRDLSQTERFFDGLELVDPGIVQMHKWRPDDDTYRQIPEADIAMYGAIARKP; from the coding sequence ATGAACGACGTCGACCTTGGCACGGATCGGGCGCACGGTGCGCGGATCTACGACTACATCCTCGGCGGCAAGGACAACTACGCCGTAGACCGGGCCGCGGCCGAGGCCACCAAGCGGATCTGGCCCGCGCTGCCGGTCCACATGCGCGCCAACCGCGAGTTCATGCATCGCGCGGGCCGCTACCTGGCCACCGAGTGCGGGATCGACCAGTTCCTCGACATCGGCACCGGCATCCCCACCCCGCCGAACCTGCACGAGGTCGTGCAGGAGGTGCGCCCGGACGCCCGCATCGTCTACACCGACAACGACCCCATCGTGCTGGTCCACGCCCGCGCGCTGATGGCCGGCAGTGAGCAGGGCCGTACCGCCTACGTCGAGGCCGACCTCCGGGACCCGGACACGATCCTGTCCTCTCCGGAATTCCGCGAGACCCTCGACCCGAACCGGCCGATCGGGCTGATGCTCATCGCGGTGGTGCACTTCATCGAGGACGACGACGAGGCGCTGGACGTCGTGCGGCGCATCGTCGACGTGCTGCCCTCCGGCAGCCACCTGGCGGCAACGGTCGCCACCGACGACTTCGCCCCGGAGATGCTCGCCGAGGTCCGCCGCACCTACCACGAACACGGCGAGACCCTGCGCTGGCGCGACCTCTCCCAGACCGAGCGCTTCTTCGACGGTCTCGAACTGGTCGACCCCGGCATTGTCCAGATGCACAAGTGGCGCCCCGACGACGACACCTACCGGCAGATCCCCGAAGCCGACATCGCCATGTACGGGGCCATCGCCCGGAAGCCCTGA
- a CDS encoding ATP-binding protein has product MTGLPHELTSFVGRREATTGLRRALADSRLVTLTGFGGIGKSRLALHVAHELRRAFPDGAHLVELADVHDPSLVPHAVAAAIGLHDRSARDLETVLVDYLAGRNLLLVLDNCEHLLDACGRLTAVLLTAAPRLRVLATSREPLRIAPEQVWPVPPLRVPAEDGPGMAKDQEAMRLFEDRAAAVLPEFSLDEDNERAVARLCRRLDGVPLAIELAAVRVRMLSVADILDRLESRFDLLSSGPRTVAPRHRSLRAAVDWSFDLCTEQEQRLWARCSVFAGEFDLDAAEDVCAGDGLTTQDVFTGIAGLIDKSILARVGSHAQSRYRMPETIRQYGRERLAEAGGEAALLGRHRDHCLHVAEQSDAESTGPHQAGWIKRLNVERANFWAALEHCATTPGEARTGLRMTTALWFYWVACGCVREGRNWLDRVLALDAEPNAERARALWINGWVAHLHGDRDASLALLEESRCLAGRLGAETGLSHAIQFLGDTQMWDGNLAAAGPLLDDALRRHRASRRWTAPGLITFALQASTAGLRGDVDRAMAFLRECRAVCEPLGERWALSWTEWNTGVVWWAAGEPDEAAEHVSSALRKKQQLNDLVGIACCVEVLTWVAAAKGDARRAAVLFGALGKRWDLIGSPLFGSETLCSWREPAKARVREQLRGAVFDSARQEGERMDQERTVAYALGETSAARAPARAGTASEGELALTRREREVAALVAEGKSNKEIAADLVISQRTAEAHVEHILVKLGFTSRLQIATWVAQREQR; this is encoded by the coding sequence GTGACTGGTCTTCCTCATGAGCTGACGAGCTTCGTGGGGCGCCGCGAGGCGACCACGGGGCTCAGGCGCGCGCTGGCGGACTCGCGGCTGGTCACGCTGACCGGCTTCGGCGGCATCGGCAAGTCCCGGCTGGCGCTGCACGTGGCGCACGAGCTGCGGCGGGCCTTCCCGGACGGCGCGCACCTCGTCGAGCTCGCCGACGTGCACGACCCCTCGCTCGTGCCGCACGCCGTCGCGGCGGCCATCGGGCTGCACGACAGGTCCGCGCGAGACCTGGAAACGGTGCTCGTGGACTACCTCGCCGGCCGGAACCTGTTGCTCGTGCTGGACAACTGCGAACACCTGTTGGACGCGTGCGGCCGGCTGACCGCCGTCCTGCTCACCGCCGCCCCGCGGCTGCGGGTGCTCGCGACCAGCCGCGAGCCGCTCAGGATCGCCCCGGAGCAGGTCTGGCCGGTGCCGCCCCTGCGGGTTCCTGCGGAAGACGGCCCGGGGATGGCGAAGGACCAGGAGGCGATGCGGCTTTTCGAGGACCGGGCCGCGGCCGTGCTGCCGGAGTTCTCGCTCGACGAGGACAACGAGCGGGCGGTCGCCCGGCTGTGCCGGCGGCTGGACGGTGTCCCCCTGGCGATCGAGCTCGCCGCCGTGCGCGTGCGCATGCTGTCGGTCGCCGACATCCTCGACCGGCTGGAGAGCCGGTTCGACCTGCTCAGCAGCGGGCCGCGCACGGTAGCCCCGCGGCACCGGAGCCTGCGGGCGGCCGTCGACTGGAGCTTCGACCTGTGCACCGAGCAGGAGCAGCGGCTGTGGGCGCGTTGCTCGGTCTTCGCGGGCGAGTTCGACCTCGACGCCGCCGAGGACGTGTGCGCGGGTGACGGGTTGACGACCCAGGACGTGTTCACCGGCATCGCCGGGCTGATCGACAAGTCCATCCTGGCCAGGGTGGGCAGCCACGCGCAGAGCCGGTACCGGATGCCGGAGACGATCCGCCAGTACGGCCGGGAACGGCTCGCCGAGGCGGGCGGTGAGGCGGCGCTGCTGGGTCGGCACCGCGACCACTGCCTGCACGTGGCCGAGCAGTCCGACGCCGAGTCGACCGGTCCGCACCAGGCCGGCTGGATCAAGCGCCTCAACGTCGAGCGCGCCAACTTCTGGGCCGCGCTGGAGCACTGCGCCACCACTCCGGGCGAGGCGCGAACGGGCCTGCGCATGACCACCGCGCTGTGGTTCTACTGGGTCGCGTGCGGTTGCGTCCGGGAGGGACGCAACTGGCTCGACCGCGTCCTGGCCCTGGATGCGGAGCCCAACGCCGAACGGGCCCGGGCGCTGTGGATCAACGGGTGGGTCGCCCACCTGCACGGAGACCGCGACGCGTCGCTGGCCCTGCTGGAGGAGAGCCGCTGCCTCGCCGGGCGCCTGGGAGCGGAGACCGGGCTGAGCCACGCGATCCAGTTCCTCGGCGACACGCAGATGTGGGACGGCAACCTGGCGGCGGCCGGTCCGTTGCTCGACGATGCCCTGCGGCGCCACCGCGCATCGCGGCGCTGGACGGCTCCCGGGCTGATCACCTTCGCGCTGCAGGCGTCGACGGCGGGGCTGCGAGGCGACGTCGACCGGGCGATGGCCTTCCTGCGCGAGTGCCGGGCGGTCTGCGAACCGCTCGGTGAGCGCTGGGCGCTGTCGTGGACGGAGTGGAACACCGGCGTCGTGTGGTGGGCGGCGGGTGAACCGGACGAGGCGGCCGAGCACGTGTCGTCGGCCCTCCGCAAGAAGCAGCAGCTCAACGATCTGGTCGGGATCGCGTGCTGCGTCGAGGTGCTGACCTGGGTGGCGGCGGCGAAGGGGGACGCGCGCCGGGCGGCCGTGCTCTTCGGGGCGTTGGGGAAGCGGTGGGACCTGATCGGCTCGCCGCTGTTCGGGTCCGAAACGCTGTGCTCCTGGCGTGAACCGGCCAAGGCGCGGGTCCGCGAGCAGCTCCGGGGCGCCGTTTTCGACTCGGCGCGCCAGGAAGGCGAGCGGATGGACCAGGAGCGGACGGTGGCTTACGCCCTGGGTGAGACTTCCGCTGCGCGGGCGCCGGCTCGAGCCGGGACGGCGTCCGAGGGCGAGCTGGCGCTGACCAGGCGCGAACGCGAGGTCGCCGCGCTCGTCGCCGAGGGCAAGTCCAACAAGGAGATCGCGGCCGACCTGGTCATCTCCCAGCGCACCGCGGAGGCCCACGTCGAGCACATCCTGGTCAAGCTCGGCTTCACCTCCCGCCTGCAGATCGCGACCTGGGTGGCCCAGCGCGAGCAGCGATGA
- a CDS encoding ATP-NAD kinase family protein codes for MHQDPSGDGLVPPPRPAGELPVVPGSALGIIANPMSGRDIRRLVAHASVFPNAEKTNMVLRLVAAAGALGVERVLVSTDDFGVAGGVLRAARKRTGQDPGRWPRLDFCELDTLTGTAEDTRRHVRRMRAQGAEVIIVLGGDGTVRAAASELGDTALLPLSTGTNNAFPEMWEATVAGSAAALVATGRADATRQAKVLHVECGDRREPALVDVCVSTTAHVGARALWQVDELRELYCTFAEPHAIGLSSIAGQLLPTARHDPVGVAIELAGGRPSSQTVLAPIAPGRIVAVEVADARPLPLGQRRVSATPAGTVAVDGERELEFGPGTPVAVTLSDQGPRVVDVRSVLEAAARQRLLTPPPPLSPRPS; via the coding sequence GTGCACCAGGACCCCTCAGGCGACGGGCTCGTGCCGCCCCCGCGCCCGGCCGGCGAGCTGCCCGTGGTGCCGGGCTCGGCGCTCGGCATCATCGCCAACCCCATGTCCGGGCGGGACATCCGGCGGCTGGTCGCGCACGCCTCGGTCTTCCCCAACGCCGAGAAGACCAACATGGTCCTGCGCCTGGTGGCCGCCGCGGGCGCGCTGGGCGTCGAGCGGGTCCTGGTCTCCACCGACGACTTCGGCGTCGCGGGCGGCGTGCTGCGGGCCGCCCGCAAGCGCACCGGGCAGGACCCCGGCCGCTGGCCGCGGCTGGACTTCTGCGAGCTCGACACCCTCACCGGAACCGCCGAGGACACCCGCAGGCACGTGCGCCGGATGCGCGCGCAGGGCGCGGAGGTGATCATCGTCCTCGGCGGTGACGGCACCGTCCGCGCGGCCGCGTCCGAACTCGGCGACACCGCGCTGCTGCCGCTGAGCACCGGCACCAACAACGCCTTCCCGGAGATGTGGGAGGCGACCGTGGCGGGCAGCGCCGCCGCGCTGGTGGCCACCGGCCGGGCGGACGCGACCCGGCAGGCGAAGGTGCTGCACGTCGAGTGCGGCGACCGGCGCGAGCCCGCCCTGGTCGACGTGTGCGTCTCCACCACCGCGCACGTCGGCGCGCGGGCGCTCTGGCAGGTCGACGAGCTGCGGGAGCTGTACTGCACGTTCGCCGAGCCGCACGCCATCGGGCTCTCCAGCATCGCCGGGCAGCTGCTCCCGACCGCGCGCCACGATCCGGTGGGTGTGGCGATCGAGCTCGCCGGGGGCCGCCCGTCCAGCCAGACCGTGCTCGCCCCGATCGCCCCCGGGCGCATCGTCGCCGTCGAGGTCGCCGACGCCCGCCCGCTGCCGCTCGGGCAGCGGCGGGTCAGCGCCACACCGGCCGGGACCGTCGCCGTCGACGGGGAGCGGGAGCTCGAGTTCGGTCCCGGGACGCCGGTCGCGGTCACCCTCTCCGACCAGGGTCCCCGAGTGGTGGACGTCCGATCGGTGCTGGAGGCCGCCGCGCGGCAGCGGCTGCTGACCCCACCACCGCCGCTCTCGCCGAGGCCGTCATGA
- a CDS encoding thiamine pyrophosphate-dependent dehydrogenase E1 component subunit alpha, giving the protein MTGTLRPTGALDATALLDGYRTMRTIREFEERVHEEFAKGDIPGFVHLYAGEEASATGVCAHLDDRDTIASTHRGHGHCIAKGVDVTEMMAEIYGRRTGACKGKGGSMHIADLSKGMLGANGIVGGGPPLICGTALAAKQQGTRGVGVAFFGDGASNQGTTLEAMNLASVWNLPAIFVAENNGYAEATAATWSVAADNIADRAAGFGMPGVIVDGFDFFAVHEAAGEAVERARDGGGPTLIEVKLTRYYGHFEGDQQTYRGDEVARARAELDCLKTFRSRVTSAGQLTDEQLDSVDREVTELIDRAVATALEAPKPTGDDLETDVYISY; this is encoded by the coding sequence ATGACCGGAACCCTTCGGCCGACCGGCGCGCTGGATGCCACCGCGCTGCTGGACGGCTACCGCACGATGCGCACCATCCGCGAGTTCGAGGAGCGGGTGCACGAGGAGTTCGCCAAGGGCGACATCCCCGGATTCGTGCACCTCTACGCCGGCGAGGAAGCCTCGGCCACCGGCGTCTGCGCCCACCTCGACGACCGGGACACGATCGCCAGCACCCACCGCGGCCACGGCCACTGCATCGCCAAGGGCGTGGACGTCACCGAGATGATGGCCGAGATCTACGGCCGCAGGACCGGCGCGTGCAAGGGCAAGGGCGGCTCGATGCACATCGCCGACCTGAGCAAGGGCATGCTCGGCGCCAACGGGATCGTCGGCGGTGGCCCGCCGCTGATCTGCGGCACCGCGCTGGCCGCCAAGCAGCAGGGCACCCGCGGCGTCGGCGTCGCGTTCTTCGGCGACGGCGCCAGCAACCAGGGCACCACGCTGGAGGCGATGAACCTCGCCTCGGTGTGGAACCTGCCCGCGATCTTCGTCGCCGAGAACAACGGCTACGCCGAGGCCACCGCCGCCACCTGGTCGGTGGCCGCCGACAACATCGCCGACCGGGCGGCGGGTTTCGGGATGCCCGGCGTCATCGTCGACGGCTTCGACTTCTTCGCCGTGCACGAGGCCGCGGGCGAGGCGGTCGAGCGGGCCCGCGACGGCGGCGGGCCGACGCTGATCGAGGTCAAGCTCACCCGCTACTACGGCCACTTCGAGGGCGACCAGCAGACCTACCGCGGCGACGAGGTCGCGCGGGCGCGGGCCGAGCTGGACTGCCTGAAGACCTTCCGCAGCCGGGTGACCAGCGCGGGCCAGCTCACCGACGAACAGCTCGACTCCGTCGACCGCGAGGTCACCGAGCTGATCGACCGGGCCGTGGCCACGGCGCTGGAGGCGCCCAAACCGACCGGCGACGACCTCGAGACCGACGTCTACATCTCCTACTGA
- a CDS encoding alpha-ketoacid dehydrogenase subunit beta, whose translation MARTISYREALNEALVQEMERDESVIVMGEDNAGGAGAPGADDAWGGVLGVTKGLYDRFPGRVLDTPITESAFVGAAIGAATRGMRPVAELMFIDFLGVCLDQIYNQAAKFRYMFGGKAVTPVVIRTMYGAGLRAAAQHSQSLYPIFTHIPGLKVVLPSSPYEAKGLLTTAIRDNDPVIFCEHKALYDTTGEVPEEPYTIPFGEADIVREGDDLTIVAFGRMVSVAAEAADELARSGVRCEVIDPRTTSPLDEETILESVENTGRLVVVDEASPRCNLATDVSALVARQGFGSLLAPIEMVTPPHTPVPFSDVLEDLYIPDAQRVVNAVKNVMSWER comes from the coding sequence ATGGCACGCACCATCAGCTACCGAGAAGCGCTCAACGAGGCACTGGTCCAGGAGATGGAGCGCGACGAGAGCGTCATCGTCATGGGCGAGGACAACGCGGGCGGCGCCGGAGCGCCCGGCGCCGACGACGCCTGGGGCGGCGTCCTCGGCGTGACCAAGGGGCTCTACGACCGCTTCCCCGGCCGGGTGCTGGACACCCCGATCACCGAGTCGGCGTTCGTCGGCGCCGCAATCGGCGCGGCCACCCGCGGCATGCGGCCGGTGGCCGAGCTGATGTTCATCGACTTCCTCGGGGTGTGCCTGGACCAGATCTACAACCAGGCCGCCAAGTTCCGGTACATGTTCGGCGGCAAGGCCGTCACGCCGGTGGTCATCCGCACCATGTACGGGGCCGGGCTGCGCGCGGCGGCGCAGCACTCGCAGTCGCTGTACCCGATCTTCACCCACATCCCCGGGCTGAAGGTGGTCCTGCCGTCGTCGCCGTACGAGGCCAAGGGTCTGCTGACCACCGCGATCCGCGACAACGACCCGGTGATCTTCTGCGAGCACAAGGCGCTCTACGACACCACCGGGGAGGTCCCGGAGGAGCCGTACACGATCCCCTTCGGCGAGGCCGACATCGTGCGCGAGGGCGACGACCTGACCATCGTCGCGTTCGGCCGGATGGTCTCGGTGGCCGCGGAGGCCGCCGACGAGCTGGCGCGGTCGGGGGTGCGCTGCGAGGTCATCGACCCGCGCACGACCAGCCCGCTCGACGAGGAGACGATCCTGGAAAGCGTCGAGAACACCGGGCGGCTGGTGGTCGTCGACGAGGCTTCGCCGCGGTGCAACCTGGCCACCGACGTCTCGGCGCTGGTGGCCCGGCAGGGCTTCGGCTCGCTGCTCGCGCCGATCGAGATGGTCACCCCGCCGCACACCCCGGTGCCGTTCAGCGACGTGCTGGAGGACCTCTACATCCCGGACGCGCAGCGGGTCGTCAACGCGGTCAAGAACGTGATGAGCTGGGAGCGCTGA
- a CDS encoding acetoin dehydrogenase dihydrolipoyllysine-residue acetyltransferase subunit: MTDERIHRVTMPKWGLSMTTGKITDWWASEGDDVSDGDDLAEIDTDKIAGTLESTGEGVLRRIVVAAGSDAPVGATIAVVAPAEVPDSEIDEVVAEAQEQLASGEVEEAAGPAVAEVDVGGRMISYASMGEGPQAVVLVHGFGGDKNSWLFVQEPLAEGRTVYALDLPGHGASTKDVGDGSVNELAATLIAFLDELGIERAHLVGHSLGGAVVTNAAASVPDRVRSLTLIAPAGIGSEVDAEYLRGFVAASTRRELKPHLRKLFADESQVTRRLVDDLLKYKRIDGVQEALETLLGTLLHGEAQAIDTGPMLAEADVPLAVVWGRQDAVLPSANASALGDRVEVRFVDGAGHMVHMENPHATREAIESVLR; encoded by the coding sequence ATGACCGACGAGCGGATTCACCGGGTCACCATGCCCAAGTGGGGCCTGTCGATGACCACCGGCAAGATCACCGACTGGTGGGCCTCCGAGGGCGACGACGTCTCCGACGGCGACGACCTCGCCGAGATCGACACCGACAAGATCGCGGGCACCCTGGAGTCCACCGGCGAGGGCGTCCTGCGCCGGATCGTGGTGGCCGCGGGCTCGGACGCACCGGTCGGCGCGACGATCGCGGTCGTCGCGCCCGCCGAGGTGCCCGACAGCGAGATCGACGAGGTGGTCGCCGAGGCGCAGGAGCAGCTGGCCTCCGGCGAGGTCGAGGAGGCGGCCGGTCCGGCGGTGGCCGAGGTCGACGTCGGCGGCCGGATGATCTCCTACGCGTCGATGGGCGAGGGCCCGCAGGCGGTCGTGCTGGTCCACGGCTTCGGCGGCGACAAGAACTCCTGGCTGTTCGTCCAGGAACCGCTGGCGGAGGGCCGCACCGTCTACGCGCTCGACCTGCCCGGGCACGGCGCGTCGACCAAGGACGTCGGCGACGGATCGGTGAACGAGCTGGCGGCCACCCTCATCGCATTCCTCGACGAGCTGGGCATCGAGCGGGCGCACCTGGTGGGCCACTCCCTCGGCGGGGCCGTGGTCACCAACGCCGCGGCGTCGGTCCCGGACCGGGTGCGGTCGCTGACGCTGATCGCACCCGCCGGAATCGGGTCCGAAGTGGACGCCGAGTACCTGCGCGGGTTCGTGGCGGCGAGCACCCGCCGGGAGCTCAAACCGCACCTGCGCAAGCTGTTCGCCGACGAGTCCCAGGTGACCCGCCGGCTGGTCGACGACCTGCTGAAGTACAAGCGGATCGACGGCGTGCAGGAGGCGCTGGAAACCCTGCTGGGCACCCTGCTGCACGGCGAGGCCCAGGCCATCGACACCGGGCCGATGCTGGCGGAGGCCGACGTGCCGCTGGCGGTGGTCTGGGGCCGCCAGGACGCGGTGCTGCCGAGCGCGAACGCCTCGGCGCTCGGCGACCGCGTGGAGGTGCGCTTCGTCGACGGCGCCGGGCACATGGTGCACATGGAGAACCCGCACGCCACCCGAGAAGCCATCGAGTCCGTGCTGCGCTGA